Within Babylonia areolata isolate BAREFJ2019XMU chromosome 3, ASM4173473v1, whole genome shotgun sequence, the genomic segment ggaggagaaggagaaggagaagaaggagaaggagaagaaggagaagcctTGAAAACCCAGGTCATCTGTATCACAGCCATGGCTCCCATTTGTAAGGCTTGTcggtgtctgtgcgtctgtatgtctgtctgtctgcctttttttttttacctctctctctctcccccccccccctctctctctctctctctgtttgtccagtTGTAAAGCGTTgtttacacgagagagagagagagagagagggagggagggagagagggagagagagagaacactcccctgcgcactcgcgcgcgcgcacacacacacacacacacacacacacacacacacacacgctcaatgaCACACTcaatgacacacgcacacacacacacacacacacacacacacacacacacacacacacacatgcatctgtggtaagcagttcagcttacatcattgtttgtttcactgtcagcagttacgtaccttcttgcccaaatatttcaaagagaataaactattctgcagatgattttgggaaagttatttctgacgaggttcttatggtcgaactttcacaggcattagttcatagccctatttctacattcctttaatgtacatCGGAATTGTCacgtgttaatggtttctgattattattatgattattgaattgatactgttaaatgtaattgcatgttagttatacaatTTTTGGATAGTTTCCAACCTTTTCTattttcctctttcctctcccctcccccgtgcacatccccccacccccgcccccccctctccccctcccctactttTTAATTCACTGATAGTGACAAGATgctaactataaaaaaaataaataaaaattaaaaaacacaaaaaaacacacacactttttttttttttttttttgttatttgatcgtctgatatcactgatagtgaaaaaacgttaaactaaaaaaaacaaaaaaaacgaacacacacacacacacacacacacttttttttttgtttgtttgtttttgatcgtctgatatcactgatagtgaaaagacgctaaaaaaaaaccacacacacacacacacacacacacacacacacacacacacacacacacacacacacacacacacacacacacacacacacacacactttttttttttgtttttgttttttgatcgcctgatatcactgatagtgaaaagacactaaactaaagaacgaacacacacacacacacacacacacacacacacacacacacacacacacacacacacacacacacacacacacacacacacacacacacacacacacacacacacacaacatcaaactcTGATTGGGCCCGGTGTGGTTGGCAAGATTACAagcaacattctctctctctgtctctctctctctgtcgccctgtctctgtctctctgtctgtgtctgcgtctctctctctctctctctctctctctctctctctctctctctctgtctctgtctctttctgtatatctctctctgtctctctctctgtgtctccctgtctctgtctctctgtctgtgtctgcgtctctctctctctctctgtatggctctctctctctgtctctctgtctctgtctctttctgtatatctctctctgtctctctctctatgtctccctgtctctctttctgcatcaccctgtctctgtctgtctgtctgtctgtgtatgtctgtctgtccgtctcattctccctctgtgtgtgtgtgtgtgtgtgtgtgtgtgtgtgtgtgtgtgtctgtctgtctgtctgtctgtctgtctgcctgcctgtctctatgtCATTTCTATAAGGGCACTATTGGCCGATGTACAATCAACAATTCatcgttcagtgttctctctgtgtgtgtgtctctctctctgtctgtctctctgtctctgtctgtctgtctgtctgtctgtctatcatattattctgttctactctactctactctatatTACTATTCTACTCCATTCCGATCCATTCTGTCCTCCCCCACGGACAGCCAGCTCCGCCCAGATCGCGGGCTACGCCTACTTCCTGCCCCCACcggaagtcaacaacaacaacaaccagacggGCCCCGGCACGGCCTACGGCGAGGGGGCTGAGGGGGCTGAGGAGGGGCACGTGGTGATGGTGAACGGGACCCTGGTGCGGCTGCTGCTCAAGACGCCCTTCCGGGACAGTCAGCTGAACGAGCTGCTctacgtcatcatcgtcatcgtcttctacGCCACGGCCCTGATGACGCTCATCATCACCCAGATTAAGAGGCAGcgtagggaaggtgtgtgtgtgtgtgtgtgtgtgtgtgtgtgtgtgtgtgtgtgtgtgtgtgtgtgtgtaactgtgtattCGTCTGTTCaagtccgagtgtgtgtgtgagagtgtgtgtgtgcgtgcgtgcgtgcgtgtgtgtgtgtgtgtgtgtgcgtgtgtgtgtgttgtgtctgtgtttgtgcaagtctgagtgtgtgtgtgtgtgtgtgtgtgtgtgtgtgtgtgtgtgtgagtgagtgtgtgtgtgtgtgtgtgtgtgtgtgtgtgtgtgtgtctgtggtctgcaCACAAGTCttgagtgtgcttgtgtatgtatctgtgtcaggtctgactgtgtgtttgtggtgcatGCGTCTGTCCAAATCTTGCTTTTGtcttcaggtgccagttgcattgcttggttctatctttctgacagttacacgtgactaaatgcctacgttgaccgaaccacagccattggtcagtcccatactacacacacagttagtagcgggttacgaccatactatagGCTCTTCCCGtcccgagcaatgcaactgggtcctGGTGTCTTATCCTTGTCTGATCTTACACTACACTCACTCCTTTTTAATCAATCCCACAcgccacacccccacaacacccccacatCTCCCTCATCTCTCACGTCTCCTAGGCGGCGACGTGGACTACTACGATGAGTACCTACAGAGGAACCAGGAAGTCAAGCGAACTTGCCAGACCGCCACCACCCTCGTACGCAAGTCCGACGGCCGCCCGCccgctgcctcctcctcctccaccaacgGCGGCGGCGGGGCCTCCGCTGACAAGGAGTCTGCCGGCGGCCACCTCCTGGAGCTGCCTGCCCGGGCCCGCGACCCGCCTCCCACTCGGCTGCCCCTGCTGCTGCAGCCACGTGACCGCCCCTCCGCGTGGGGTCCTGGGGTAGGGGGGTTAGCGGcggtgcgtggtggtggtggtggtggagggggtgtagtagtagggggcagggagggggtaggggttgaggaaGAGGCGGTGAGTTTCCTGCCCCAGGCGCTAGTGTGCGCCGCCGCTACCGCTGCCGCCACCTCTCGCGACTCGCCCATGTTGGAGAGCATACCTGATGTTGGGACctaagggtgtggggtgtgtgttggggtgggggagggaaagggtgtcgggtgtgggggagtgggagggggattggtgtgtgtgtgtgtgtgtgttagggtgttagCGTTGTTAGTTAGCTAGGAATTGTTAGGTGACCtgagtgcggcccggcccccttagagtgtaaggagttaaggaccgaaacacttgactgaggggggtgtgggggggggggggggtcagggggtaggttggggggggggggggcagtgcgggggcgggggggggggggcttcttctctgaagaccttgtactggtCCAGCTCTCCCTAAGAGTTTCTTATCATTGTTAGGTTATTGTTAGGTGTCGTTCATCAAGACCTGTACTGTACTGACTGAGCGCGTTTTGGGTTTAGGGGTGGGTCTCAGTTTTGTTAGGCTATCGCTAGGTGTTGGTGTTCATCAAGGCGTTGCACTGACTGATCAAGCGCGTTTTGGGGTTAACGGCTCTGCATTCTGGTCATTGCATCTGCTTTACAtagttgatgtggtgtagcgtacatatatgtatctatctatctatctattttttcccctcaaggcctgactaagcgcgttgggttacgctgctggtcaggcatctgcttggcagatgtggtgtagcgtgtatgaatttatccgaacgcagtgacgcctccttgagctactgaaactgtaactatatatctatatatatggatttgtgcaaACGCTGTGACTACTACcccgagtaactgaactgaactgaacggagTATTGACAggcattatcattagtagtagtggtggaagtagtagtatgaattattattattattattattattattattttattattattattattattattattattattgttgtagttattgttgttgttgttaccaccatcttcatcaccattactatcaatataagtagtagtagtagtagtagtagtagcagtagtagtagtggtagaagtagtagtatca encodes:
- the LOC143280278 gene encoding uncharacterized protein LOC143280278; the encoded protein is MAPISSSAQIAGYAYFLPPPEVNNNNNQTGPGTAYGEGAEGAEEGHVVMVNGTLVRLLLKTPFRDSQLNELLYVIIVIVFYATALMTLIITQIKRQRREGGDVDYYDEYLQRNQEVKRTCQTATTLVRKSDGRPPAASSSSTNGGGGASADKESAGGHLLELPARARDPPPTRLPLLLQPRDRPSAWGPGALVCAAATAAATSRDSPMLESIPDVGT